A single genomic interval of Zingiber officinale cultivar Zhangliang chromosome 4A, Zo_v1.1, whole genome shotgun sequence harbors:
- the LOC121970835 gene encoding phosphoribosylglycinamide formyltransferase, chloroplastic-like, whose product MEALASSIRIILSSPPGFMESSPKCLVLRSASRDASSSCLGLKQRQTLKKTSSFNGVLQKADRKNLGFECRCDASETENYVEMKKTSGSSARRKRLAVFVSGGGSNFRSIHEAIKGKLVHGDISVLVTDKPGCGGAEYARDNQIPVVVYPHLKSSSDGVSTSDLIAILRKCEVDFILLAGFLKLIPVELVREYPKSIVNIHPSLLPAFGGKGFYGLKVHKAVIESGARYSGPTIHFVDENYDTGRTLAQRVVPVLADDSVEDLAARVLEQEHKLYVEVVSALCDDRIVWREDGVPLIRSKENPEKLY is encoded by the exons ATGGAGGCCTTGGCGTCGAGTATCAGAATTATACTTTCTTCTCCTCCCGGTTTCATGGAGTCGTCACCCAAATGCTTGGTCCTTAGATCGGCTTCTCGAGATGCTAGCTCTAGTTGTTTGGGCCTGAAACAAAGACAAACTCTAAAAAAGACTTCATCTTTTAATGGAGTGTTGCAGAAGGCCGATAGGAAAAATTTGGGCTTCGAGTGCCGATGTGATGCTTCCGAGACTGAAAATTACGTGGAAATGAAGAAAACATCAGGAAGCTCAGCAAGAAGGAAAAGGTTGGCAGTTTTTGTCTCTGGTGGAGGTTCAAACTTCAGATCTATTCATGAAGCAATCAAGGGAAAGTTGGTGCATGGAGATATTTCAGTTTTGGTTACGGATAAGCCAG GTTGTGGTGGTGCTGAATATGCAAGAGACAATCAAATTCCAGTTGTTGTATACCCTCATTTGAAGTCCTCATCTGATGGTGTATCAACTTCTGACCTTATTGCAATTTTAAG GAAATGTGAGGTCGACTTTATTCTTCTTGCTGGTTTCTTGAAGCTGATACCTGTTGAATTAGTTCGGGAATATCCAAAGTCCATAGTGAACATCCATCCATCTCTCCTCCCTGCTTTTGGTGGTAAAGGATTTTATGGCTTGAAGGTGCACAAAGCTGTTATAGAATCTGGAGCAAG GTACTCAGGCCCAACAATTCACTTCGTTGATGAAAACTACGACACTGGTCGTACCCTGGCTCAGAGAGTAGTACCCGTTCTAGCAGATGACTCTGTTGAAGACCTAGCTGCTAGAGTCCTTGAGCAG GAACATAAACTCTATGTGGAGGTGGTTTCTGCTCTATGTGATGATAGAATTGTTTGGAGGGAAGATGGAGTCCCTCTTATACGCAGCAAGGAGAATCCAGAGAAGCTTTATTAG